DNA from Rhipicephalus microplus isolate Deutch F79 chromosome 5, USDA_Rmic, whole genome shotgun sequence:
TACCACGACCTAGGTGTGTATTGTCGACCTTAGAGATGCTCGTCTGCAAGCTAGCTCTGAGGTGGACAATATCACGCCTAGGTCGTGGCACTGCTAGCTAGCCGCATGCTGCTTGGACAATGCCTGTAGGGCATAttaggctaggttaagttagAGAAGCTCAGGTCCTTGACTCTCCCTGACAATAGTGATCAATTTTGCGAAATGTCGGAGAGCAAAAACAGTTAAGTGACGGCTTAAAGCTAAAAATACGGCAAGCCGGCAAGACAGGCTCACCAGAAATGTTTCGGCAGATAAGTCACATGGTTAAGGGCAGCCAATAAGGGAAAACTGCCGGCAACTTGTTTCCCGGGATAATATTGTGGTTGCCGGCACTATAGGTGCggtcattacaaaagcttgttcttgttcacctattaagtgtggtgcatacccacttcagccataattctttgtcagccactgcatgaacaattggcacaaaattccttgcaagtttagcagataccacatttctcagaagaatgacgaaaaatagcatagctaatgccggcctactaccaaaaaaaaaattattaataatgccgtagggggtatcaagcaagtgtgcttgcagtagttacccaaaggCTCTGACAGGCCGTCCGtgtagctttcgctgcgactgtgctgcaccttacacgcaggcctgacgtttttaGTTTCTGATAGTTTCTCCAAACGTATATCCCATATTTTGTTTGTTACATTTATTTTCACCCCTTCGTCTGCCCAAATTCCGAAGCGTTATTGGATCTAGCAAATTTTGCCTTAAAAAATATGTGTATAATTCAAAAACAGAACCTCTTTTGCAGCTTTTGTATGCAAAAATAATGTTAAAATGGCATTGTCAACAAGGGACAGCAGTACCATTATTTTAACAGCCAAAATTTCGATTGCTCAAGTTCCTTTCTAAAGGAAAAATTTAAGTTTATGGAACATGATAATCCTACGAATTTCAGGCACGTTACACGCACATTGGTTCTACTACTGCCGTTGATGTGTTATTACGTTGATTGAATTTTTCCCAATTTTAAAGGAGGTCGGACAcaaatttgtagttgcggaggcTCGAAAGAATGCTTGTGGCATGTGAGAATATCACAGCTCAGCAAGTGTGACAATCAAGAAAGATAAAATTGTTATATTGTTCGTCACTGAGATTGCATTGTAATGCCAGGCTTTGCATCATGTACATTACTTTAACATCATGATACGGGTATCTCATGTCATCTAGCCGCACGGCTAAGTATGAAGTCGTTGCTGATAAACGAAATTAATGAGTGCTGTGCAAGTTTATTTTGGTTGTGCTCGCATGCAGTAGCCCCAATAAGTTATCAGGACTGACCCGTCGTACTGCAGTTGGATGGTTTCCCCCCAAAAATTACAGTTCTGCAAAAaggtgccctgcaacacttttcgaagCAGCTGTggaatgaatacagtgaaaaagCTTATTGCTCAACAAATTGACATCAGCAAAAAGTTTTAGTAGTACCTGTACTAgtatgagtggagttacaaatattGGTCGCACTctgaaattgctttctcttttctgtcGTCCCAATGAAAGTGCCAGAAGCTAAGCGTGGAGGGATGGCATGAAGGAAGAAAATACGTGATGTGCGCCtcttgaccttgagcatttttccTATACTATCTctctctccattttttttctttgaacgcaTGGCCTTTCAGTGTAATCGCGTGTGCAAGCAAGGATAAGTCGCAGCCTCCCGTAGCAGCTTCAGCAATGGCCGAGTGTACCATGCTCAAATGAACCAATGTTGTGATACTGGCCTGTGATGCAGCGATTTCTCAGTATGTAGCATCAtgtgtcgagggaagagaaagcgaTTTTCAGGTGAccttgagaatttattgtgaattccatgTCGCATGCTGCGCTACAGTATTTGGTTCACATGTTCATTGAAACCttgactaccgattggcagcgtctcctgacaatgctcaaaaagtgttgcaaggcccctttaaggtACTCTGGCTCTTAAAAATATTTATCTAAAGTTTGGACCACTTAGACATCTATTTAAGCTTAACAAAATATAACAAAACCTTGAAGATCCCATTCCAGCAATTTTATAAATGATGCTTAATGTTTTGTCAACTTGCAGACATGCAACCATTACGTATGTGCAAGTTGCAGCAGTTCTTGCAGTCACCGAAACTAATGCACATATCTGGTGAGTCAAGTGACACAGCACACACAACAGCGATACTCCAACTTTTGTGAGTGTTATTTTCATAATGCACACATGTAACAGTGATGTTTACGCAAACAGATTCGTATTTTGAGGTGCCAACATTGTGCCGGCGTGAATATGTAAAAAGAAAGCTCCCTGTAGTTCTTCACAAGTCTACAAGGTCGTGTTCCGACTACCAGAATTCAAGACAGCAATTATTCTTAAAATGCCGCACGGTAGGCATTCATCTCAACAGGCACTTTTTGCTGACACTTCCCAACTCAGTTCATGAATCTCTTGAACCAAAGGACAATATTGACAAACACGTCCGCTTCAACGTTGACTTTGGATAACGCGTGGTTGTCGTCATACATGTACATCCTgaaatgaaaaaatatatatataaaagatgGTGAAATGGCTAATAATCCCCTATGCcttatttctatttttctcaGAGAAGTACGCCATATTTAAATCCAGGCACGTGTGACCAGAATGCCCGCAACATTTATAGGGTGTAAAATCACTGAATAGCACAGTAACCTCACCATATTCACTGATTTACTTAGAACTGAATGGTGCCTAAACTGTTTGTTCGGTCAGACAAAAATCTCGCAAAGAAAAAGTGTGCGCCCTACTGACAGTTGTTTTGAGATTTAACAATGACCATTGCCCAGATTATGCgaacaaaatgctgcattttctcaGCACGGAAGGTAATACAGTTTACTACATCGCATCACTGCATGCACTTTCATAGCTATATAAGTAATTTTTCAttgtttatttaattttttttagtaATGCAATGCAAGTTATTCAACATAGCTGCCATTTGCATTTCGTTCCTCATATTTGTTTTAATACAGTCAATTTTTTTAACACCTCAGTCTCTACATGCATTTAAACTTCAGGAAATGAAGGTCTCCGTGAAAATAAATGTTCTTCATAAATTACGCAATGTTTGCAATTCAAAAGCAGTGACTGAGTACATGGCATCAAACAAAACAAGAGCCAAACCTACGATGTCTGTTCTCCTAGAAATGAATGTATACGAAGATTTATAACAAAAATGAATTGTACAGCATGGAATACACACGATAGGCGAAGAAGAAAACATGAATGTCTTTCGCCTTGTATTCCGTGCTGTAGAATTCAGTTTGTTACGAATAAGGACCAAATATAGGTCGTCTATCCGCTGTGCCAAGTATGAACTTTTAGCACGTCGAGCTCTCTTGTGGATCCAAGCATTGTGCAGCATGCGTTACGAGATGCAGTGATGTTTACATGTGCTGGCACATTAAAGTGCACACTTActgtgaactgactccctgggcAAGAAGCGTCTTGAAGAACTTGATGCCTTGTGTTATCGGCACCCGTTTGTCATTTTTGCCCAGCAAGAACAAAGTTGGCACTCGTACCTGTCGGCAAAAAGCATTCGTAACGTACAGACAAGCTCCTTCCTGGCCACGGAGCGACAATAGAAATATTTTTCATATAGGTTTGACAGCCCCTTAAGTGTTGAAGACACTTTGAAAATAAAGTCTACCCAGTGTGATGCAAAGATTGCACTGATGTCATGCGATGCGTATGACAACCTAGGGCAGAAGCCTCCTTGGCTTCATCTTTCCCTCAAGCCCTTCTAATGCATTAAAATTGGCAGCTATACTCAGGCAAAATGTGTATGGTTAAGAAGGGGTTGACTGAATTTACTTTGCATACGACGAGTACTGGCTAATCTTGGCTAACTTGGATAGTGTTAGCTGTCAGGAGATAATTAATGGAAAATGGTTATGCATTTGCCATTTACTGCTAAATTGCTTATGAATTCCATTTTCTGAATAAGAACACCAAAAGTATGTATATGCTAGTGGTGTTTGAATTGAACAAAAATGTTAGAAAGAAAGAACTTTGGAAAACTTAGTCTAATGCCAGATGCTATGTCCTACTGCCACACCTGAAACAACTCCATAGAACTGCAACATCACGTATATCGTAATTTAGTTTCGCAGCTTCACATGCCAAAACCACAGTGTGATTACAAGGCTTGCTGATGTGGGGGATTCGGCATTAGTAGTACTTTGTGCTTTCCGCTTGAATGTTTAAATTTCCATGCTTTCACGTTTTGCACCCAACGAAATGAGGCGCCCAAGGCCAGGAAACAAACCTGTGCTTCTGTGTTCAGCAGCTTGACAACACAAGTGCTTGTCTGCCACAATGAGTCCACTTACGTTTTTGATAAATTTCATGGGCGACTTGTTCCACATCTGCTCCAGATGCTTGGGCTCTGGTACACAGTTTGTCGAGTAGTCTGGGATCACGGCACTCTCCACGCAACGCCTGCAAGGTCATTGACAAAGTGTGAGGTGATTGGTGTGGGTCTAATACAGTGAAACCTTGCAATGATGGTTCATAATGCACAAAAATTGCTTTGCTATAACCATATGccaacaaaataaattgaaatcACACAAGCAACAATGTTTGCTGGGAACGCCCTCACATTTTGATTTGGCATAGTTTTACTACGCAAGACCCACTCAGACGCATGGATCCATCAGAGCCTGAACGAATCGACTCATGAGAGAGAGTTAGCTAAGATATAATCATACACACTGACAACAGCGAAGGAAGTAGTCAGCTTTTAAGTTTACATCTCAGTATCCAGTCATTCATCACATGCATATTCACTCAGCTGAATTTTTTATTGacccgatgtcagctttttcaaGCTCTGCCTTTCAAAAACCACACTTAATTCGCTAGGTGACATCAATACACAGCTACGTAATtgcctgatttttttctttctatcattTAATCATTTACATTCTATTAAAAAGACATCTGTCACGAAATCTGGTGCTGTTTCTAATCTAAATATTGGCTTGCcgtccaatgaaaaaaaaaagcacagcctTTTTTTAAAAATGACTGCTGGTTATCACAGAAATAAATCGCTGAGATAGACAACAAACGAAAGGAGGGGAATATTAAGGCCACTACATTAATTGGAACCAACAGACAAGAAATCCCAGGAATGTATGGGGGATGTTTACAGTAGTTATgatgtaagtgagaagaaagtaATGTCGACAAAAAGTGCTTGCCACTgacaaggcaagttatcttttcgtcacCTTTACATCCTTTACATTTTTAATTACTGCAAATGCCATCCACCATACTTTCCTCGGCTTTCATGTCTGTTCACTCTAAATAATGTTGAGATAGCCAATGGGCTACGGAACACAGATATACACGAGAACACAAATTGACAGCTGAAATCTAGAAGTAAACGAAAAGAGAGCCGGAGAAAGTGTGCAAAATTAAGGGCACTCCACAAGGCAAGCTACACAGCGATACTACAACAAGTTTACGCTCGAAAGAAGTCATCTTTACCAACACACACTATGAACAATTAGAAAATCAACTCACCAGTCGGGAATGTCAGTTCCATCCATGGCTGTAATTGTAAGAAAAACATCAGGGATGACATGTTGCAAACACCACAAAAATATCATAAAACAATTGCTTAAATATCAGGTCGACATGATCGGGTTATTTTGAGGTACTAAATTGATCCTGAACTTACATGAAAGATCCACGACAGGGTTCCGAACTGCACATGCGCGATAGAagctctgtgaaaaaaaaaacgtgagtgcAATGTTAGACACCAACACTTAAATTTCAACGTATGGGACAGCTTCTCGGCAACCCTGGAACTAGACGTGTGAGTGGTTATCGATTAAGATAACAGGTACTGTTACATGCCTGGCTTCTCTGATGGAGAGAAAAAAACGTAGCAAAAACGATCACATATGATTGTCAAAGAAGTTAGTGACAGCTTTCTTATGTGTGGCACTACTTCACGACAGACACTGCATGCACAGTTTGAAGCAGAACTCGTAGAAGTTTGAAGCAGAACTCGTAGAAGAACTTCTGGTTTGTGAGTGACCGCCCTCACAAACCAGAAGAGGGAACTGCCTCTGCTGGCGAGTGGCCGGTGTGGTGCACTGTACGTTCAATAATGCTTCAACCACGTGTCACGTGTTGCTGGTGAGTTCCGAAGTCTCCTTGAACACGTGTATAATAATATACACATATTAGCCCATTAAGTAATATGTTGATAACATTTCAATCTAAGTCGCCTAATTCAAACAAAATCTTAATGTACTTAAAAATCTGAGTTAATTCAGGTCAACTGAAAATGAAACGAAGAAAGTTTAAGCCTACTCTGATGCTTACCGGAAACTGGCCAATAGCATGGCAAGCCAAAAAGCCTCCATGAGAGCCACCAAATATAATTGTCTTGTCTGGGTTGATTTCATCTCGCTGAGCTGCTACTTCGGCTGCACACTGCATGGAAGGAATACATGCAGCGTAGAAAAGAGGAAACGTTGGATTTTATGTCAGAAAGTTGCTATTCAGTGACACAAACAAACAGTTTTTCAGCTTTAAAGCACTGCTGCTGCATGCATTCATGAATACTTGCATTGCATATTGTAAGTCACATGATTAAAAATGCTGAACGGTAGGCTCTGAAGTTACCTGAACATCAAATACATCTTGCTGGCCAATCTTCCCCACCAGTGATTTGAGATTGTCCTCCCCAAATCCCCTGGAACCTCTGTAATTCACTGCAAAGAAGAAGGAAATGTATCAATGCCCTAACCATCACCTAAATGAAAGGGCCAGCCTCGTAAACATAGCCAATCATCTACTATTTGCCACTATTTGACTTTGGGCACAAAAATCTTTATAGATAAAGTCCATAAAAAATGGTACCGAAGTATGGTACTAATGTATGCCATACATGTCACACATTGAATTTGTTATGAACATGTATAACTATTGTTTAAAATATTTGCAAGATTATTGCTGTTCTTGAATTGATGCCAATATTTAAGAGCTAGTAAGTTGCCATATGTGAGGGTTAAAATGCCACTTATGATGTTTAATACGAAGTGGCGGGAGGAAACGATGCACAACTCCTTCTCATGAGGTAACTCTCAGTTTCATACGTGATCAAGTTGGGTAATCCGAACTGCAGAGAGGGCGAACTAGGAAGACTCAGAAGAGGCATGCAAAAACATGTAGAGCGCTTCGTGTGTGTGTTATTGCACACCTCTTCTGCGTCCTTGTATTGTGTATTATTTACAATTTCAATGTGCACAGCCAAACAGCCTATAGGTTTCACCTTGTTAGGCAATCCAGCCCGTTAAGGTAACACTATTGGAAAAAGAAAGAGGTTTTTGAGTGTGCCAAAGCCGTAATGCTCACATAAAGTCGTCTATGATTTCAGTTGTGCATGCTTCTCGGCTGCATTTCTTATAGATGCAGATTGCATTACAAAATAGCTTTCTGTATCGCGCTGTTTTCTTACCAAGAAGCACAGCAAATCCACACTTGACAAAGAGGACGGGGTACAGCTGGAAACCAGCATGGAAGGAGCTGTGAGGGCCACCTGAAATACATGAGAAGGAGTTGGAATGAATAAGGAAGTGCATAGAAAGGAGTTGGACGAAATTCGAGAATATGCGAGACAAACAGAACAAATGGAACGGGACTCACAAAGACAACTGCATTGTCGTGTTCTCGCATGCTGTTGTATGCTCTGTTTATTCAGCATGCCATACTATAACTAACTGGCGCTCTTGATCTAGCTCCAATTTTATAAACCCGTAAATTAATCAATCGAACAccttataaaaaaaagaaaacataccaTGTGGCCAAACGATGAGTGGGAGATCATTCTCATTCTTTGGCGTCACTAGCGTGGCTTCGAAGATCATATCTGTGTTCAAAGCAAGAAACAGCTATTGCAGATCATGTGCCGTCGACTTTGTGCAGTAATGCAGCAATAATTTTGTTCTATAGTTATAAAGCACAAAAGACAACACTCATCAACTTCAGGAAATGTGCAGTTTTATGGCTGGCTAATAAACCATAAATGACTCAGCTACCATCGTAGCTTAGAATGATAAGCAAGAAGTGCAGCTCACTTGACTCATCGGGCGGCGAGAACTGCAGGATGTACCAGCTGATGCCGGACACCTTGTTGTCGTCAGGCTCGATGGGTGTCCACACTTTCACGTCATTTGTTTCCGTAAGCGCGCCTACAACCTAAGCAGAGAAACAAAACAGAGGACAACACTGAGATTACAAACcgaataataacaataatactCGCATCAAGTCATTTTGCCAAGCTTCAAACAAAGCTGCTGTCATTTACAATCAATGATTTTCGCAAGTGCTGTTTAGCGAGTAGCAGCCTTGTTGAAAATACCAGGCAGCATTGCCGATTGCTGTTAATACAAACCAAGATGGCTCGGTATGGCTGAACTATCTCTGTAGTACTGCTTGTTTATCAGTATTACAGCCTTAAGTTTTCATTCTCAATGTTCCTCTATAAAACGAAAGTGTTGCTGCATTTTTACTGTTTAAAATTATATTACAACGTCTTGGGGAGGCAAGCAATCTGCGTGAACCAAAGTGATACTGGTTTCTAGAGACGAACTTGAAGCAGACAAAAGCGAGAAGTCTAGGACTGGTGCTTAACtaatataaaaaaatgaaagaaatactTGTTATTGCTTGCACAGCCACGGAATCATGTACAGCACCTCTATTTTCTCAGTTGCCTAGAGGATAATGTGGCGTGTTTTACTACATTGGCAGTCGAACTCCTTTAGGAAGGACagtgatataagagacaaatgggtataaaagAGACAAGCGTGCGTACAGTAAACTACGGGTTGATAGAAAAATGCATACGCAGTACCCTGCTTACAAGAAACATCTCAAAAAAGACAAGAACTGTTGCCCAGAACATGCCTCTTATAAAGCGGCTCAACTGCATTTGATCAGTACGTTAACACAGCCAAACGCAGTGTAAATAAACTGACTATGGAAGAAGGTAAGGTTGCCACACATACCAGCAAGAGACCCCTTAAAAAAACTTCTGGCTATGCCACTACAATCCAAAGCATGGTCATATGGGACActtgatagtttttttttaatgtgtaaaATGAAGAGTTTGAGTACAAACTGTAGTAAAAGAATGATGCAACTCACCACATGAGGTGTTGAATTGAGAGCTGAAATGCAGGCGACAATGAAGTTCTCTTTGACTGTCAGAACTTGCCAGCAGCCCACGGTTTCATCTGTGCATGGTAGAATGTAGGGTTCATATTGCAGGAACAATAGAGAAAATGTGTAGGGCAAGATTCAGTGAAGGGTGTCACAGTTACCTACCCTTGCTGAGCTTCGTGATAGTGCCAAAATTGAGGTTGACTCCGATAACCTCCTACAAGAAAATATAGTGACACGTCAGGAGAGGCACGAGACTCCCATATTCGAACTAGTGGACTCGCCAGTACAAAGGCAACTGAATCATATGCCACGGTTCAAATGTACTCACTATTTAAACACGTTTCCTCATACGTTCTAGCGTAGTCACTTGTGCAAATATAACTCAAGAATGTGTGACACTGATCACGGTGCATGTCAGTGAAAATGCTAAAAATCATTTTGCATGCTGCAAACACATGTTGCAGTAAGTGTTGACTTATGAACACACATTTTCTTTTGAAAAACATCCAGTGCTAAACTTTGAATACAAGtgcatttgtatgtgtgtgtgtgtgtgtgtgtgtgtgtatgtgtgtatgtgtgtgtgcttgtgttcaAAGCTTAATGATGGATATTTTTCAAAAGGAAAAATGTGCACCAGCAGATAGCCTCAACATGTTTTGTTAAGCTTAATGACCGTGGCAATTCGGTGAAAACATGCTCCAGCAAAAAAGTAAAATAGCGCATGGCGTACGTGATGACACACACTTCTGAGGCACTTACCCATTTGCTGTGCCAGCAAGTGGAAAGTACGACAGTACTTCCGTCACCAATGAAGCAATTTTGTGGCAGTGCATTCAGGTAGAGGCCAGGGAACTCATTGCCTGGAGTGAAGTTTAGTCATCAAGAACACTTTCAAATTTCAAGTCCAACTCACGAGAATAAAAGCTAGAATCAAGTAATTTCAAttatacaaacaaaaacaataaaaacaccTAGGCTCAGGCACTAGACTTTCGATGGGCAACGCACTCGATTCGAGTGAGACTCTTCATCATTTCAAACCTCTCACTTTCTCGCTTAAAGCCTCTGCAGTCAAATACAGTAGGACAGGCAAAGCACGTTGATTGAGTGCTCCATTTCTTTAGTATGTCGCACTCGGCGTTTGTTCCGAAGTCTTTTACGCTCAGTCGCGGGACGCATAAAGCCGTGCAATCAAGGTTTTGCAAGAGGCTGCACCACCATGCAAACTGTAAATTGCGCAAGCGTCACAAAGAGACTCAAATGGGATTGTTTGCCACAGGACTGCTGGTCACTCACCTACAGGCGTGCTGATCCTGTCGATTATTACTAACGTTTGCTTAGTCTCCCAAGAGCACTGTAAAATAATTAGACATGAAGTTTTCCACCATACAAAATTCACGTCCCTTATCTAATCAATCACACATttgaaaaatgaaatttttttaaaATGATCCACAGTAGAATTTATTTAGCTTTTCCTTCTGGTTTAGTTTACAATGCTTAAAGTCTTTAAGTTACTCAGGCTATGAGATAAGCTGTAGTGGAAGTTTCCAGacaatttcgaccagctgggattCTGAGACAGCATATGGACCTCCAGTACTTTGCTTCGTTCATTAAAAAGTGACCGTTGCACCTGGAATTAAGCCCGTcctttatttagttatttatttatttacttgagTATCCTCAAGACCCACAACAGGGTGCCACAGGGGAAGGAGGTTggttacattaaaaaaaaatgaaataaacaacAAAATCAAATTAAAAAGAAGCTACCATAAGATTCTGCGCAAGGGGGCACCCCTATGATGATGGATAATTTGACCATATTTGGGGGGAGGGCTCAGGGCTGGACCGGTCATTGCTTATTTGGCGCATATTTCAGATCTTTCGAAAAAGGGAAGGGGCGCTCGCTCAGCATTTTACAGCAGTCAAATACATTGTAATTTGAGGGAGCCACTGAGTACCATCACCACTGCACTACCAGAATGGCTAAACATTTACGGCGAGGCTGCAAATGTGCTGATAGTAgtcctttttttcccctctgcAGTTGTACATCAAATATGCCTTGTACTTCACCGAGAGAGGAAGCATTAAAAAATCAGAATAAAATTTTTGTGCCCCTTTCTACAATATGCTATAATCATAATGCCAACGTGTAACATCGAAATACCTTGACCAGCTGGCAGGCTTGAAAGTGAGGACCTCCGACCTCCGACTGCAGGTACACAAGAGAATTTCCATCCGGGCTAATCCGTGGCGAGCAGATGCTCTTGTTTGTGTCGCCAATGGTGGCTAAAGAGAGACAGGGAACAAAAAAAATGGTGGGCACACCTGCCAATCACTCGGGAAAATTTTTCCATCAGAAAACGCACTGCGTGTGAAGGAGGCATCAGAGATAGTAACAATTTAGAACATTTAAGGCTTTTGCTAACATCTGGTGAAAACTAGTTGGACGATGAATTATTACGCTATGTAAAATACCACGTTTTCATGTAAAACCAAAATATATCATTTTGGCGCAATGATTCTTGATGATCCCAACTGTATGAAGACAGTCCCAACTACTCTGCAGATTATGATGTAGTGCTCTCACACAATGCAGAAGTTTGGGCAAAGACTGAGGCTTGAATTGATGAGAAACTGCTGAATAGAGAATGTTGCCAGAGTCAATGTTTCAGTAAGAGGATGAACCTTTGCCAGGGGGCAAGTGCCCTTACGAAGACCAGTCCTTAAGCTGACACATCACCTGCAACAACGTTCCCTATTCAATGATTTCTAATTTCGCATGAATGGTATTTTTTGTGCTTGCGACAATCCAACAAAAAGCAGGAAGCTTGAAATTTCAGCTAAGCACACAGCTTGCATTTTAATGCGACTTACGCATTCTATCAAGAGGGCGATTCGTATCATGCTCTACATCTTGAAAGAGCCAGCAGGTTAGAGATCAAAGATAATGTGTGGCACTTACCATAACTGTCTGTCTCGAACTCGTAGAAATACAGGCGGGATCTGCATGAAAAAAGAATTATCAATATACTTGACAGAATCAGACGGTCAAGAATTCTTGATGAACCGTTAAACACTTGTCAGCAGTTTAAGTTTTTCAGAGCTGACGAAGACTGACCGAAACATTAAGGCATTTCAACAAGTTAGCTGAGAAGAATTCATGCCAAGCATAAATTCCTGCTTAAATTGTGCAGTCTGAGGAGAGACACCTAGAAACACTTGTGGTCTCTGCGGCTGAAGGCTTGCTGAAAAAGATCAAAACAGGGAAGAGGAAGCAGCGTGTCAAGAATGGTGTGGCAGGTTTTAGACGCGTACAAGAAAATAGCCATTATCCCGTATATTCATCAGACTTTCCATAACCTGAAAAAGATAGGAAAATGTGAACATGTCGATGATGTAGTATTTTCGGCTCCATTAAAACTTTCACTTGTCTGCAAGAAAACGAACCCATGCAGCAGCAAAGAAGCGAAATCGTGCAGTACTGAACACCGAAACCGGTTTGTGCCTTGTGACGAGGGCGTTGTGTATCGGGTGCTGTTGTCTTGTGGAGACGAATACATAGGGCAGACAGGCAGATGCACTAACATGAGGCTAAAAGAGCACGACAAGAACATAATGAAGGAGAACCAGGCACACCTCGGCTTACACTGCCGTAACTGCGCGATAAGCCTATGCACCGAGGTACTCGGTTTTGCAAACCTCAGTTCGATAAAAGTGCCATTGTTTACCGCCACAAAGACCAATGCGTCGAGGAAATAGTTGAGGCGGTAGAGATTGCTCGTACGGGAGAGGAATGTGTCAGTATGCCATCACTTGGATTGACCAAGGCTGAACTAAGGTTTTTAGAAACTTGGTCAGCGCTCTTTACTCTCTGTCTGTGCGGTATTTTCTAGTTTTATGCGCTATTTCCTatgttgcaatatatatatattgcttggATTCAATTTTACAATCTAGAAGCATGTCATAAAAGTATTAATTACATGGCTACTAGCATTGCTTAATCAACTAACACTAGAACGCGGTTTATTGTACGAGATGTGCCCCTTCCAGTAGTTCGTCTGACGTACAGGAGTCCTGCAATCCACCACGGGCACGATCCAACAACAGCTTCCACTAAAAAATCCTACATATTCACACGCACGTTGCTAGGTGTGTGAAGCATTTGTTCAAATGTGATAGAGCTGCATACAATGATTTTTTTACAGTTGATGTGTATGGTCATCATTTGGCATTCTGCAAACGGTAATATTATTACAGTCGTGACGGAGCTTAAGCTCCTCATTAGTTTTTTTAGCACATTACTGCCACATTATACAACATTAATCACTTAGATtatgagattaaaaa
Protein-coding regions in this window:
- the LOC119174689 gene encoding acylamino-acid-releasing enzyme isoform X1; protein product: MNDKADSDKWVMKSGPKYKQRYRKEWEECPAFRGWLAPVAENACIAFCKNCKITFTAKLSDIRSHSTSRKHQKAMQGQLPRKRMSTVLRLQGIESLDVSNIVSLYREIARVPEARDAFVHLGQDGQSLTVHTLWEVRDVEQGEQALFCRHHLGLLDDQNKLSFQAIGHPQECSSEILTAFSQSGCHKAVLRKVTKKGETKQMMEFWDQNMRLDSVDLEAVNAHGKVHESGTFSSFSWSNSENQLLYVAEKKQPKRASYFCRTEKEEVEKGTQFLHRDNWGECHMEHCQPVVCTINVYSSAINVLDNMPEKISPGQAVWAPEDVGIVFVGWEGDPWKLGLVYTNNRRSRLYFYEFETDSYATIGDTNKSICSPRISPDGNSLVYLQSEVGGPHFQACQLVKCSWETKQTLVIIDRISTPVGNEFPGLYLNALPQNCFIGDGSTVVLSTCWHSKWEVIGVNLNFGTITKLSKDETVGCWQVLTVKENFIVACISALNSTPHVVVGALTETNDVKVWTPIEPDDNKVSGISWYILQFSPPDESNMIFEATLVTPKNENDLPLIVWPHGGPHSSFHAGFQLYPVLFVKCGFAVLLVNYRGSRGFGEDNLKSLVGKIGQQDVFDVQCAAEVAAQRDEINPDKTIIFGGSHGGFLACHAIGQFPSFYRACAVRNPVVDLSSMDGTDIPDWRCVESAVIPDYSTNCVPEPKHLEQMWNKSPMKFIKNVRVPTLFLLGKNDKRVPITQGIKFFKTLLAQGVSSQMYMYDDNHALSKVNVEADVFVNIVLWFKRFMN
- the LOC119174689 gene encoding acylamino-acid-releasing enzyme isoform X3 encodes the protein MDVSNIVSLYREIARVPEARDAFVHLGQDGQSLTVHTLWEVRDVEQGEQALFCRHHLGLLDDQNKLSFQAIGHPQECSSEILTAFSQSGCHKAVLRKVTKKGETKQMMEFWDQNMRLDSVDLEAVNAHGKVHESGTFSSFSWSNSENQLLYVAEKKQPKRASYFCRTEKEEVEKGTQFLHRDNWGECHMEHCQPVVCTINVYSSAINVLDNMPEKISPGQAVWAPEDVGIVFVGWEGDPWKLGLVYTNNRRSRLYFYEFETDSYATIGDTNKSICSPRISPDGNSLVYLQSEVGGPHFQACQLVKCSWETKQTLVIIDRISTPVGNEFPGLYLNALPQNCFIGDGSTVVLSTCWHSKWEVIGVNLNFGTITKLSKDETVGCWQVLTVKENFIVACISALNSTPHVVVGALTETNDVKVWTPIEPDDNKVSGISWYILQFSPPDESNMIFEATLVTPKNENDLPLIVWPHGGPHSSFHAGFQLYPVLFVKCGFAVLLVNYRGSRGFGEDNLKSLVGKIGQQDVFDVQCAAEVAAQRDEINPDKTIIFGGSHGGFLACHAIGQFPSFYRACAVRNPVVDLSSMDGTDIPDWRCVESAVIPDYSTNCVPEPKHLEQMWNKSPMKFIKNVRVPTLFLLGKNDKRVPITQGIKFFKTLLAQGVSSQMYMYDDNHALSKVNVEADVFVNIVLWFKRFMN